The nucleotide window aacactatatttttattatgatcCATATGAATTTACAAATAGAATATCAATCAATTTCTTAAAATTTGAGTTAAGAAAATTTATCAAATTGGATGAAACTAAATATACCCTTCTAAGATTCCTTTTTGGAAACATCTTTGTAATGTTTATCTGAGAAATCTAGATTAAAAATccattaacaaatatatatgtatcgtGTAGCTTATGTTCAACATATATTGATCTAAAACAGATATCCAAAACCATCTATCGATGATCTTACACACATGAAATACACAGATGTTATATCTAGCGCAGGTAATATTAGATATTTTTGAAGTacttatatataacataaatgtGTATAAGCtttcacatatttaaatattatatgtccttaaaattaacaaagaaTATAGTAAAATcacttatatatattgttatgaATCTGTGCATTTTTATTCTCCGAAAATTTGAACAAACCAGCACATTTAATACTCAAGTATTGCTTGCACAAATTTATTCCCGAACTAATTATTGActacacaaaattgggtttgaaATAGTCAATCGTTAAAAACTGAACGAAAATCGTTAagtttttgtttacattttaaCAGTTGACTATTTCAATCTAATTTTGCAAGTGAACAATTAATTCGGAAATAATTTTGCGCAAGCAAGTATTTCAAAGTTAAGTAAATTATGTTAAATTATGTTATTCGTTTAATGAAAGGGTTAATTTCGTATTAAAAAAGAGGTATTTTTGAACAAATTTATAGACCCAAAAATACAAGTGAAAAAATTCATTCCTAAATATGGCCCAATTAGCCAATTTTCCTCAACAACCATTATTGTTTTGCATctcataaacatatatatacactctATAAATGTTGAACACGGCGAGGCAATAGTTTAATCAGATCTTAAATATTTCCCAGAGACTGAGAACAAcgacaaccaataaaacatgtAATCAACAACAACCAGAAACGAcactttgtctttttttttcttcatcttgGTGATGCTTCACTTCCATCTTGCTTTATCACAGAACACAAAACTTGTCTTGAGATGTAACTTTCAAGCTCCTTAGATACTTCAGTTAGCTTCAAGTCAAAGTTACTCCTGTATTTTTGTTTGGGGGATGGTACAGTGGTAGAAGAAGAGCCTGAGAACCTTCTTCGTGGGCTAGAGAACTTCGCTGGTGAGACATGAAGTTTAACTGCTTCAGGTATTGATGGTTGTAACACACTGTTGTTATTGTCTGGATCTAACAAAAGTCCAAACTTCGTCTCTAGTGGAAGTGGCTTAAGTGAATCTTCTCCGGACTCGGAAACCGGTTTAGTCTTCCTCAGTCTCTCCCTTGCTTTCTCAGCTGCTTGTAGCGCCTTTTCACTGCTTAGAGTGATCAGTTTCCATGGGTTTATGGTTACATGAAAGCCCGGTTTCTTGTTGATCAGCGTGGAAGAAGGTGAACGCCCATCTCCTTCTACTTTTATGGATAGTCTCTTCTGATGATTCtgccaattaaaaaaaaaacacagaataTAATCTTTGAAAATGTGCCAACAAAAGAAGCACAAAAGAGTTATGATCTCTTCGGTTATATTCACCTCATTAGTTTTACTGCACATGAACTTGGAGATTAATGTTTGTCTTGGTCTTTCAGGTGAATCAAAATCTGAGCTTTCATCTGAAGATGAATCCAATTCATCAAAAGGGTCCACTTCTGTAAACTGATTCTCCTCCCTCATTGCTAATATATAGTCATATGTTCTCATCCCCTGGCAAGTATTTGAGCACTAAAAtgtcaaaagaaagaaaactacAAACAGAATCATTCTGCTAGCTAGGAAACTGTAAGAGTTAACCTTTCTTATGAGAACCACATGGAAGAGGAAAAGCTGTCCCATAGCTGCCGAGCCATAGGCCGTTAACAAAACCAACATAacctgttaaaaaaatataaacttgatAAGCATAAAGAAGCTGAATTAGCTTTAATGAGAGAGAAGCACATGTATAAAGAAAGAAACTATACAGATATTGTAGCAAGAACCCATCTAGGGAACTCTACATGTAGCCTTCTCTTCAATTCGGTTTCGACCCCTTTCTTGTCCACAAAACATCTGACAAATACGGCAACAGCTGTTCCCCCTTCAATCATTAGCTGttgcaacaacaaaaaaagcCAGTCAATATCATAAACGTCAAGTAGttgaaaagagagagaggcaaTACACACACACCATGAGCAAGACGAAAACCATCAGGAGTATGAAAGTGGTGTAATTCCTTTTCCCAACGCAGTTGTTAAGCCACTAATTTACACAAAAGagaacttttatatatatcagTGGTGACAAGAGtattatcaagaaaaaaaagaaaagaaacatacaCTGCAATGGTGATCAAACCCTTCAACACACCGGTTACATGTCCTGCAGTGCTTACTGCTGCGTTTAACCTAGAAGAACAATCAATATAAAGCATTAGCCCCTCTCACATACATAACGTCAATATACACACACATTACGTTACCTCTAAATCACAAAGTGAGCAATAAGAGATatcatcttcctcctctttaGGGTCAGGTGTAACAGCGTCATCTTTCATGACAAGTGGAAACGGAAGAAGCGGTTCAAGCTGCACGCTGCTTTTCCACGGATCCAAATACGTCCGTCTTATAAAGTTCCTCAAGATCTTCCTCTCTAGCCTCCTGAAGAACCTCACAACGACTTGGCTCAAAACTACCTTCACTCTCAGCTTCATCAGCACTCCTTTCGATTTCGCCCTTCTCCTCTTCTTAGCACTAGTCTTATCCGTAGGATCAATCGCCGTGCACCTAACGAACAGAGCTATAACCGAACCCGCcttcaaaacaacaaaaacccTCAATCACTTTCGAGATTCTATTACAACAAAacaactttctttttttaacttacCACAAAAGAGAAGAGCGAGAGAAGCGTGATGATAGCTATTCGATTCCCGAGGAAGAAGCCGAGGAAGACATAGAAAGATGCGACCAGAGCACTAAAGATAACAGCTCCTACGATCTGCACCAAAGCTCAAAAAAGATATTCAGCTCGATAGatcaagaagaaagagattgattgATCTCTAAACCTGTAATGTGTGAAAGGGTCTTTGCCAGCCATGGCGCCGTCTCGTCATGGTAGATCTTAGCCGCAAGCTAATAGATCTTACTACTCCACACCTTCACGAGCTTATAGATATGAACAAGACAAAAAGacttttgtaataattaattaaatttaatagtttttgtCTTCTCAGGATGATCATGATGATACCACCCAACGGTCGGGTTTTCGAAATTTGAAGTAACGCTCGGATCTTTACTTTTAGCGATTGGACGGCTGTTGTTAATTGGGCCTTTTAACATGACTGTTTCAGTTTGGCCCATTTATGTTTTGAAACGATATTAGGCTTCTGTAGAATCCAAATAATCCAAGTGCAATAGCGGATAGGGGCAGACACGATATCCGAAATCTCAttcgaacccgatccgaaaaatccgaaaGGAAATCCAAACCGAAGTAACAGAATATCCGAATATGTATTTAGGaaagattggatatccgaacccgaacgggtaatatccgaacccgaatgaatATCCGAAAATAACCTATAactaaccttatatttctagtttacatctctcattttatataaaatatttatatttatactacacatattttaagttcatatgatatacatacaattacggaaaaCATGATTTGCTGTTCACCTAAAATAcatgtcaatttttttatttcaagaattaacaaaaagttacatccaaatttaaaaacaataactaaattaatatctttgtagtttcaaaaagttatgtccaaatctattaaccatttaatatattaaaaataaaaaattagttaagtgaaagttatatttttaaatacaagaaatttgagaaataaaaatttaattttgtttttttttcaaaatctaaatatccaaaccctatccgaaataaccgaaccagaactaaaaatatccgaacccggcTCGAAATACAAAAATAGCCGAATGgattctacacctctataccgaaatacccgaccgAACCCGAACCCAAACGTGTTTGTTTTCGTCAAAGAGACGTCTCTGTTTGATTCTGTTTTGGTGTGTGGGATCCGGACTTTGCCAAATGTTAGTAAGGATTATGAAGTTTGTGTCTACGGGTTCTCGAATTTTGGTTGAGTCCTTTTGGCTCTTTCGGGATTACATGATGCAGTTGTGGTGTGTGAATGATACATGGTCACGATTACGGCGGCAAATTATATTCGCGACTCTAGTTCCACTATTGCTGCAATGGTTTTTGGGTCAAACTGAGATGTACTCGACATGTAGTACCATTACTCAGGCCATCCACTTATTCAACAAAAGAAAGGATGGTGATGATAGAttatggagtgcaatgatcccAGGATATGCACATTACGGAAACACTGACAGAGAAAATGAAACATTTGATAAAATGCAGAGAGCCAAGGTGACACTTAATGAAGTCACTTTCCTTGGTCTTTTATCTGCTTTTTCACATGTTGCCTTGTGGCACCGAGGCAGAAGACGGTGCGTTATTCTGGCTTATCAAGGCTCTTTATTATTCTTTGATGAAGATTTCAAGACTGGAATGTAGAATCAAGGCTGTTGTTATGAAGAATAATATGTTATTGATGGATTGTATCAGAGTTATGGAAAGGTCGACACTGGTAGAGACTAATTGATATCATATAGTCATTCTTTCAGGACTAGTATTAGACCCAATGGGTTTTACTAGTACGATCAAGGAACCGCCTCACGATACAGAAAGGCTGAAGTATAGTATTGGAGAAAAATGGTATTTGAAGATATACAACTACGAATACACATACTCGTTAGCGAATAAAACGTTCTGGTCAAGAACGCATCGTGAATGTTATTTCTTTGTACATTTTCAGCATATGGCTCACATATCTGCTTGTGTAATAATTTACGTTCTATAGTTCTGTATGACTTCAACTTTGTAATTTTGATAcggggatgattggttggggcTGTAGATGCTCTGGACAGCCAAAATTTAGTCTACAGCTATATATCTCAACCAATCAAGCTTTGCTTTCCTTAAAAAAATCACAGCAAAAAATtctctgcaaaatcaaaatatggctGTAAAGAGCTTTATTTCCAGAGCAAAAAATTAGTGCTTTAGAAATCTACAGCAAGAAAAGCTACAGCAAATAAATCTACAGAttaaattctacagcaaaaaatataaagctacagcacttaccaatcatccccataaaatataattcaataaaatttcagtcgaaaaaaataaaataaaggtgATTATTAACCATTTTAATTAATCGCCAAAATAGAAAGCATTACAAGAGTAAAGGGACTATAGTGCAATCCGtagtaaaatataattcttaaattaactaaaaaagaTAAACGGAACCCCTGAATTGTTTCTTCTCCCAGCCGCCGCTGTGCCGAATCGCCGTCGCGTTGTACCGCCACAATAGCTCGTAGATGGCTTACAGAGGAGgacgaggaagaggaagaggtggGTTTGGTGGGTTTGGCGTTGAGTATGCAAAGGCAGAACCTTTTGTTATTTTCCCTGTAAGTTCAAAACCTTATGCTTTGATTcatctcctctcctctcctttCATCTTATGATTCAAGGGCTGAACCTTCTGTTGCAGGACATTACCTTACCTGACCGTAAATCAATCTCAGACGATACCCAATTACTTAAgaacttcaatttttttgagAGGTTCTGGAAAAGTTCGCCTTACCACTTAGGCGATGGTGTTTCAAAGAAAGGTATCTTCTtactacaaaacaaaaaaaaaaacaactctcTTAGATTAGATAGCAGTTTGTAATCTTAAGAggtttggtctttttttttttttggttattcagAGAGTGAGAGTTTAGACATTGAGAGGTTCTCAGACACGTTGaagccaaagaagaagaagtctaaTGAGCGGGGATCTTTCTATGACTATCTTGTTCTTAGACCTGATAACTTCCCAAAAGAACTTCTTGGAGGTTTGAAactaatcttcttcttttttagttTAGATTCTTCTTGTAAGTTTACTGTTTGATCATTTGCAATCTTTTCAGATACTAGGAGAGAACGGCCTGTGAAGAGAGCAAGATGGACTCAGGACGCAGGTAACTTTGTTGTCTTTATTAGCTTCAACAATGTTTTACACATAAAGAAAGAAACTCAAAGTTTATGTCTGTTTTTGTAGATCTGCAGAAGTTGGAGGCCTTGGAGAAGCTTGAAGCAAAGCTTAAGGTATAACAAACACAGTTTACAGTTCAACAAGTCCTTGATTGTtcgttttttttggtttataggCTGAAGGCAAGGAAGagaatgaagaaggagaaggtgATGAAGAAGTTGAGGAATCTGAGGGAGAAGATTCTGAAAATGGAGATTATGATCAggttcttcttattcttttgcAACTAATTGGTGAAATGATGTCAACTCTTCTGGCTCTGAAGTTTAGTtaaagtttcttcttcttttatgttttctttttgtagaATAAAGactttgatgatgatgacgacgatTATAACGAGCCGGAGGATAACGATAGTAAGCATATATCTCATCTTTACACTCTGAAGATCATACACTTGCAAACTTAGAGAAATGATTCTAACTAACTTTGTGTCTCTCTTTTCTTGTCAACAGATGAAGACGTATATATTTAAAGCTTCTTCTTATTTGTCTTCCCAAAAAAGGATCAAGTTTTGAGAACAAGAGATAGTTAAAACTCAATTATTGCTTCATACAAATCACCTTCAAACCCTCTTAGAATAATACtactccttccgttttttaatataagtcgttttaaggttatgcacgtagattaagaaaatcatttatttcttacattttcgaaacaaaaacatcattaattatttatttaaccataattcaaccaatagaaaaatagaagatatattatcattagtcagacaacattaattattaataaatgttacatagaaaaccaaaaacgacatataatttggaacaaaaaaatttttctaaaacgacttatattgaAAAACAGAGGAAGTATAATCTACCAATTGTTCCTTTCCTTCAGTTTTTTTGTTGCTTTTTAATATATCGTCAGCCTCAATAAAAATTGTTGAAGGATTAGTTTTGTTTCCACTTCAAATCACAACAGAAACTAAAATAGTCGTTAAAAAAACCAGAAAAATTACAGACTCTAGGTAGGTCCTAATAAAAGAGCTCTACTGCTTTGGACCTTTGTTTTCGTCAAACAACTCTGCCTTTCACCTTAGTCGAATAAAacaattggtttggtttggttttgtatAGTACATCAACCAATCCGCAACAGTACAAAACGCGTTAGGTTAGGTGTCTTTTGGTGCAGATTCTTCGGAATTGTCAAGTCTCTCACTTCTCATTACTCTGATCTTAATAATCAAAGGAGAAACAAATGATCAGAATCCGAACCTACAAACCAAATGACATCGTATATGTTAAATTCAGTTATTTTCCTTTGATATTTTGGATGGGTTCACAAGGTAAAAGATGACCACAAAATATGTTATTAATTATGAACTTTAATGCTGTTCTTTTAGACTTACCTAGTTGTTGATTTGTCTTTTCATGTTTCGTGCGTTCCTTACAACATGAAATGGAAACAAGCAGCATGAGGTTCTTCTTACGAATGTTGCTATATTGGAGTCAACAAGCAGCGATGTCGGGCTTGCGAATCAACATAGCAAAGTCCAGAGTCTTTGCAGCGGGACGAGGGAAGTCGGTCCTTGAGGGTGCAACAAAAGGCTCAGGTCTCTCCATCTCTGCTCTACCTATTAAGTACCTTGGTCTCCCTTTCACCACTAAAATAATGGCTAGAACCGACTACGAACCTCTCATAACAAAGATTAGGAACCGGCTCCTGTCTTGGACGAGTAAGGCCCTATCTTATGCGAGACGTTTAATTTTCATAAAGTCAGTCATCGCAAGCACTACAAACTTCTGGTACACAGCTTTCTGTCTTCCGCAGAGCTGCATTGATGAGATTGAAAGCATGTGTTCTGCTTTTCTTTGGAATGGATCACCAAACATAACGTCAAAGGCCGAAATTGCGTGGGATGATGTGTGTACTCCTTATGAAGAGGGAGGATTGGGAATTCGTCGTATCCAGGAGGTGAGTACAGTTTTCTCGCTGGAACTTATTTGGCGCTTATTTGCGCAAACAAAGTCTTTTTGGGTCATCTGGGTAAAGAGGAACTTACTGCATGATGAGACGCTATGGGATGCAAAGGACACATGGCTTGGTTCTTGGGCATGGCTGAAGTTTCTGAGGTTTCAGTCCTTGGCAAAAGAGTTCTTACGGATGGACGTTAAAGATGGTTGTACTATGCGGTTCTGGTCAGATATGTGGTTCCCTGAGGGCAGGCTGATTGAGATCACTGGTGAATTTGGCACACAGATGCTGGGCATCAAAAAGGATTTGAGAATCTGCGAAGTTCTTAGGGATGATGAATGGAAGTTCTGCAGTTGTCGTGATAGACTGATCCAAAGCTTGGTGGCTGAGATACATGCGTTCCAGTTAAAGCTTACTGATGGAAGAGATGAAGTGTTATGGAAGCGGGGTAATGGAGAGTATGGTACCAAATTTGTTTCATCTAAAACTTGGCATCAAATCAGGCAGCGCAAGGAGAAGGTTCAGTGGAGTAAGATTTTTTGGTTCCCTCAAGGGGTTCCTCGCTATGCATTCATCACTTGGCTTGCGATCAGAGATAGACTCTCTACGGGTCATCGATCAAGCAAATGGGGCAGCCGCAACACTGTCTCTACTGTGGTGAGCCGGATGAGACTAGAGACCATCTCATTTTTGCATGTCCTTATACATTCACACTTTGGCTGAAGATGGTAGGTAGCCTGTTTGAGGCTGATCCAGACCCAGGCTGGAACACCACACAGTCTCACGTGATGACGAGATCCTACGATCGCCTCACTTTTATCCTCCTGCGACTAGTTTTGCAAGTTACAGTATACTATATCTGGCGCGAGCGCAATGAAAGAAAGCACCATACAAGTAGTAAAACATTCGACCAGCTTGCAAAGGTGATCAACAAGACAGTACGAGATCAGATCACTTCTACCAAGTATCCCACCAACCCGAGACTACATGGACTGATGAATAGATGGTTTGCTGCTCATATTTAATAGTCTAAAAGTTCCATTAGATTTCAGTTTATGAACTCTTTATAGCTGTACATATATTCTTTGagttgatcaataaatttaatatttcattaaaaaaa belongs to Brassica napus cultivar Da-Ae chromosome A2 unlocalized genomic scaffold, Da-Ae chrA02_Random_3, whole genome shotgun sequence and includes:
- the LOC106398943 gene encoding protein S-acyltransferase 18; this encodes MTRRRHGWQRPFHTLQIVGAVIFSALVASFYVFLGFFLGNRIAIITLLSLFSFVAGSVIALFVRCTAIDPTDKTSAKKRRRAKSKGVLMKLRVKVVLSQVVVRFFRRLERKILRNFIRRTYLDPWKSSVQLEPLLPFPLVMKDDAVTPDPKEEEDDISYCSLCDLEVKRSSKHCRTCNRCVEGFDHHCSWLNNCVGKRNYTTFILLMVFVLLMLMIEGGTAVAVFVRCFVDKKGVETELKRRLHVEFPRWVLATISVMLVLLTAYGSAAMGQLFLFHVVLIRKGMRTYDYILAMREENQFTEVDPFDELDSSSDESSDFDSPERPRQTLISKFMCSKTNENHQKRLSIKVEGDGRSPSSTLINKKPGFHVTINPWKLITLSSEKALQAAEKARERLRKTKPVSESGEDSLKPLPLETKFGLLLDPDNNNSVLQPSIPEAVKLHVSPAKFSSPRRRFSGSSSTTVPSPKQKYRSNFDLKLTEVSKELESYISRQVLCSVIKQDGSEASPR
- the LOC125594029 gene encoding DNA-directed RNA polymerase III subunit rpc31-like, with amino-acid sequence MAYRGGRGRGRGGFGGFGVEYAKAEPFVIFPDITLPDRKSISDDTQLLKNFNFFERFWKSSPYHLGDGVSKKESESLDIERFSDTLKPKKKKSNERGSFYDYLVLRPDNFPKELLGDTRRERPVKRARWTQDADLQKLEALEKLEAKLKAEGKEENEEGEGDEEVEESEGEDSENGDYDQNKDFDDDDDDYNEPEDNDNEDVYI